A single window of Psychrobacter raelei DNA harbors:
- the coaBC gene encoding bifunctional phosphopantothenoylcysteine decarboxylase/phosphopantothenate--cysteine ligase CoaBC yields the protein MSPIFTPVTSVAPNITKVILAITGGIAAYKSAILARLLIKSGFEVRVIMTAGAQQFITPLTLQALTGNEVHSELLDTKAEAGMGHIELAKWADLIVIAPASANTLARLAMGMADDLLTTVCLATAAPVMVAPAMNQQMWAHPAVQLNVQTLSDMGYEIIEPDSGVQACGDVGSGRLPEPDILLRQIINFKARLTVAQCLTGKKVTITAGPTVEAIDPVRFLSNHSTGKMGFALARACRDAGAEVTLIAGGKVSLMTPLEVKRIDVLSANDMLQAATRSVEAGCDIFIATAAVADYRTRDAAPQKIKKTQDEMTLDLVKNPDILATISHSYPDMFVVGFAAETQDVEKYARGKLESKNLDMIACNDVSRKDIGFASDENAMLVFFANQYQKPPVELEKMSKANIAEHLVNLIGSVLT from the coding sequence ATGAGCCCAATCTTTACGCCTGTCACCTCTGTCGCCCCTAATATTACTAAGGTTATCCTGGCCATCACCGGGGGTATTGCCGCTTATAAATCTGCGATACTGGCCCGACTGCTTATTAAGTCAGGCTTTGAAGTGCGGGTTATCATGACTGCAGGCGCGCAGCAGTTTATTACCCCTTTGACGTTGCAAGCATTGACGGGTAACGAGGTACATAGCGAATTATTAGACACCAAAGCAGAAGCCGGTATGGGTCATATTGAGCTGGCAAAGTGGGCAGATCTTATTGTTATAGCCCCAGCTTCAGCCAATACTTTGGCGCGTTTGGCAATGGGCATGGCTGATGACTTACTAACCACCGTGTGTCTGGCCACAGCGGCGCCAGTGATGGTAGCGCCAGCGATGAATCAGCAAATGTGGGCACATCCTGCCGTCCAGTTAAATGTACAAACTCTTAGTGACATGGGGTATGAAATCATTGAGCCGGACAGTGGCGTGCAAGCTTGTGGCGATGTGGGCTCAGGACGATTACCTGAGCCGGATATCTTACTGCGCCAAATTATTAACTTCAAAGCCCGACTGACTGTAGCGCAGTGTTTAACAGGTAAAAAGGTCACCATTACCGCAGGACCAACTGTAGAGGCGATTGATCCGGTACGATTCTTATCCAATCATTCCACCGGAAAGATGGGTTTTGCTTTGGCGCGAGCTTGCCGAGATGCTGGAGCAGAAGTCACTTTGATTGCAGGTGGTAAAGTGAGCCTAATGACCCCGTTAGAGGTTAAGCGTATTGATGTGCTCTCTGCAAATGACATGCTACAAGCGGCGACCCGCTCTGTGGAAGCCGGCTGTGATATCTTTATTGCTACAGCCGCTGTGGCCGATTATCGTACCCGTGATGCCGCCCCACAAAAAATCAAAAAAACTCAGGATGAAATGACCCTGGATTTGGTAAAAAACCCTGATATTTTGGCCACCATTTCACACAGCTATCCAGATATGTTTGTGGTAGGCTTCGCCGCTGAAACTCAAGATGTAGAAAAATATGCCCGCGGCAAACTTGAGTCAAAGAACTTAGATATGATTGCTTGTAATGATGTGTCACGCAAAGACATAGGTTTTGCCAGTGATGAAAATGCGATGCTGGTATTTTTTGCCAATCAGTATCAAAAACCGCCAGTTGAGTTAGAAAAAATGAGTAAAGCTAACATAGCTGAACATTTAGTTAACCTAATAGGTAGTGTTTTAACTTAA
- the nfsA gene encoding oxygen-insensitive NADPH nitroreductase → MTDVSENIKKMNSTLDAMLSHRSVRSFTDEPISEQMLEAILQAGRAVSTSNYMQSVSVIRITDPEQRIKFHQISNGMTQEQYNQAKSAGKKLAHPYILECPEYLVFCMDNYRHHLVEPEAQLDWMEVVIISAVDVGLYAQNVMAAAESLGLGGVYIGSMRNDIERAGEVINAPKHVVPLFGMCLGHPSDAPVNATQKPRFPLSMLVSENQYTPATQQQIDAFNKEVKDYYDKRGSQEHKAWEAQVTKTFATAVRPQVMPYLNKQGYAKR, encoded by the coding sequence ATGACCGATGTTTCTGAAAATATAAAAAAAATGAACTCAACCTTAGACGCTATGCTATCTCATCGCTCAGTTCGCAGCTTTACCGATGAGCCGATTAGCGAGCAGATGCTTGAAGCCATCTTACAGGCAGGACGTGCCGTCTCAACGTCCAACTACATGCAGTCTGTTAGTGTCATTCGTATTACAGATCCTGAGCAGCGCATTAAATTTCACCAAATCTCTAATGGCATGACACAAGAGCAGTACAATCAAGCCAAAAGCGCGGGCAAAAAACTGGCGCATCCTTATATCTTAGAGTGCCCGGAGTATCTGGTTTTTTGTATGGATAACTACCGTCATCACTTAGTTGAGCCTGAGGCGCAGCTGGACTGGATGGAGGTGGTCATTATCTCAGCTGTCGATGTTGGCCTGTATGCACAAAATGTAATGGCTGCCGCTGAGTCTTTAGGGCTAGGTGGCGTGTATATTGGCAGTATGCGTAATGACATCGAGCGAGCGGGTGAGGTTATTAATGCCCCCAAACACGTTGTGCCCTTATTTGGTATGTGTTTGGGTCATCCCAGCGATGCACCGGTTAATGCTACGCAAAAGCCACGATTCCCATTGTCTATGCTGGTCTCTGAAAATCAGTATACACCGGCCACTCAGCAGCAAATCGATGCCTTTAATAAAGAGGTAAAAGACTACTATGACAAAAGAGGTAGTCAGGAGCATAAAGCTTGGGAAGCTCAAGTGACCAAAACCTTTGCGACGGCAGTGCGCCCTCAGGTTATGCCATATTTAAACAAACAAGGTTACGCCAAACGCTAA
- a CDS encoding TSUP family transporter translates to MFDFEQLLLLFIFAVGSLLHGITGIGVTLVTTGSLASMYPLQHAIILTILPSFALNLMTWLIGGERSIWGNFTFYLSRYWLLALMSLLGSLLGVKLLMWVDSSYILLLLAAVIAFYVASNALGKKIILPATTPVLIVTGLIAGIIGGSTNAMSTILLMYLLGSTNDKNTIAKVGNMCYLLGKVAQIIVLRESIVALPKSDLLLIAVLTTTSIAFLLVGIRLRRYLSQQRFRQLVLLILTMLGIRVGWQGIIGLI, encoded by the coding sequence ATGTTCGATTTCGAACAGCTATTACTGCTCTTTATATTTGCAGTGGGCTCGTTGTTACATGGTATCACCGGTATAGGTGTCACCTTAGTAACGACGGGCTCATTGGCGAGTATGTATCCTCTGCAACATGCCATCATTCTTACCATCTTGCCCTCATTTGCGCTTAATCTGATGACTTGGCTTATCGGCGGCGAGCGCAGTATTTGGGGCAATTTTACATTTTATCTGAGCCGCTATTGGCTACTGGCCTTGATGAGTCTGCTTGGCAGCTTACTTGGGGTTAAGCTGCTCATGTGGGTCGATAGCAGTTATATTCTACTGTTGTTGGCTGCGGTGATTGCTTTTTATGTGGCCAGTAATGCACTGGGCAAAAAGATTATTCTACCGGCCACCACACCTGTGTTAATAGTGACGGGACTGATAGCGGGCATTATCGGTGGCTCGACCAATGCCATGTCCACCATATTGCTCATGTATTTGCTGGGCAGCACCAATGATAAAAACACCATCGCCAAAGTGGGTAACATGTGTTATTTGCTTGGCAAGGTGGCTCAGATTATTGTGCTTCGAGAGTCGATAGTGGCCCTGCCCAAAAGCGATTTACTGCTGATTGCGGTGCTGACCACCACGTCGATTGCGTTTTTATTGGTGGGTATTCGTCTGCGCCGTTATCTCTCGCAGCAGCGGTTTCGCCAATTGGTACTGCTTATCTTAACTATGCTGGGTATTAGAGTAGGCTGGCAGGGAATTATCGGGCTGATATAG
- a CDS encoding DNA-3-methyladenine glycosylase family protein, which yields MKHSSLNRQPSVFKLPSEPACNLIQTMNDLSELEGHIKQLIDIEPRFAPIYQQLGVPSLRRNRGGFRELMRAMVGQQLSVAAASSIWSKLENAALITPDAIMKADDDTLRSHGLSRQKIRYIRSLVEHDIDFEALAHLPDEAVISELTAVTGIGKWTAQMYLLFSLGRADILAVDDLAIKVGAMEVLGLDERPTPKQLERLTQSWSPHRSAASLLLWAHYGWLKDQEAVPV from the coding sequence ATGAAACACTCCTCTCTAAACCGTCAGCCCTCTGTATTCAAACTGCCCAGCGAGCCAGCCTGTAACCTGATACAGACTATGAATGATCTTAGCGAGCTTGAGGGTCATATTAAACAATTGATTGACATTGAACCTCGATTTGCCCCCATTTATCAGCAGCTAGGGGTACCAAGCCTGCGCCGTAATCGCGGCGGCTTTAGAGAGTTGATGCGAGCGATGGTGGGTCAACAGCTGTCGGTAGCAGCAGCAAGCAGCATATGGAGTAAGCTTGAGAATGCGGCACTGATTACCCCAGATGCGATAATGAAAGCCGATGATGATACGCTACGCTCCCATGGCTTATCTAGACAAAAAATTCGTTATATACGCTCCTTGGTCGAGCATGATATTGACTTTGAGGCATTGGCTCATTTGCCGGATGAGGCAGTCATCTCGGAGTTAACCGCGGTCACTGGTATTGGCAAATGGACGGCGCAGATGTATCTATTGTTTAGTCTGGGGCGCGCCGATATATTGGCGGTAGATGATCTGGCTATTAAGGTGGGTGCCATGGAGGTGCTAGGACTTGATGAGCGACCCACGCCAAAGCAGCTAGAACGCTTAACCCAAAGCTGGTCACCGCATCGCAGCGCCGCAAGCTTATTGCTATGGGCGCATTATGGCTGGCTAAAAGACCAAGAGGCAGTGCCGGTTTAG